One stretch of Pyrenophora tritici-repentis strain M4 chromosome 4, whole genome shotgun sequence DNA includes these proteins:
- a CDS encoding UDP-N-acetylglucosamine transferase subunit ALG14 — translation MAPPLSSLYTLSFLIAILATLFVAATFRLLAILPNAARSKKRLPRKRPVATRVLIVLGSGGHTHEMFYLLHNLNTRNFTHRTYIVSSGDAFSAQRAANFERELEDAENDRVRQLKEERLQVGEEDVRPQTPTMQITNPEGKTHNLEKYVPGTTTTERPACIGPDHYNITVLPPRPQNPPTPPHSPPSHAFTPSSPPSNLSSPLLRSYQAKVPPTLTKPPPPTSQTLSLQTALPRLSLWC, via the coding sequence ATGGCGCCCCCACTGTCATCACTCTATACGCTCTCGTTTCTAATTGCAATCCTCGCTACACTTTTTGTCGCGGCCACGTTCCGTCTCCTCGCCATCCTCCCCAATGCCGCACGCTCCAAAAAGAGACTCCCCCGCAAGCGCCCCGTCGCAACACGCGTCCTCATCGTGCTCGGATCCGGAGGTCACACGCACGAAATGTTCTACCTCCTCCACAATCTCAACACACGAAACTTCACGCATAGGACGTACATCGTGAGCAGCGGCGATGCCTTCTCCGCACAGCGCGCCGCGAACTTTGAGCGCGAACTCGAGGACGCCGAAAATGACCGGGTACGCCAGTTGAAGGAAGAGAGACTACAGGTCGGAGAAGAAGACGTCAGACCCCAGACACCAACAATGCAAATCACGAACCCAGAGGGCAAAACCCACAATCTCGAAAAATATGTTCCTGGTACTACCACCACAGAGCGACCAGCATGCATAGGCCCGGACCACTACAACATCACCGTCCTCCCCCCGCGCCCGCAAAATCCACCAACCCCTCCTCACAGCCCCCCTTCACATGCCTTTACACCCTCTTCTCCGCCGTCAAACCTCTCCTCTCCTCTCCTCCGCTCCTACCAAGCCAAGGTCCCACCAACCCTTACGAAGCCGCCGCCGCCGACCTCCCAGACCTTATCGTTACAAACGGCCCTGCCACGGCTGTCATTGTGGTGTTAG
- a CDS encoding ROM1, RhoGEF, Guanine nucleotide exchange factor for Rho/Rac/Cdc42 GTPase — MALLRRRLRCHYCNVQSRDGVSQIPKTYHCPHCDAVNYFDQRGNITDPPIEEIATAPTTSFQYMRSRSPTPALQAPVDDIFCDMCQRNQTLYTNLLAEFIPEEDDPEYEKYLAAYDDYKVELEIRYPQVCQTCLPRVQDQIRNANHVARADNLARIMEASKNKRTVVQTARQAWTLRIISLAKWMYVSSTVVGMLWHTAALIMAPDDEGMLSNHIFSWDICLSQAILVRSVDEACVLSSSVVKWLQYAIIADLVTIWWNPKLKLKTNSLTGRMHGLKSLWSIRLTVVVLRYASLYYWQHTNINADMFQTFQRTHMVMLGVLALSTVLTWKTVRIVYGAAPAFPKATQETIPISPSSAQKARRNSYHPVHPQADIYDSMAHSFATGIEGYQDSSPCPPSPTLTESSYTTHATDATTPFAKRNAFLDDMDIMDWTPTKGSGNTRFAQQNGGPPEILPNQFAKCPPAAAAQLSPLQFNSPQQPHSIFAQKDPNPFRHRVPAKPPNSLASARKLQQNPWKPSVWEPALAVNKTNFFKEEAKAKIGNGAGGSGVGEVTGLDGLGVPKNVKRDAELFASPKLKYDYYGTMKDTGLEDTFNAMFSK, encoded by the exons ATGGCGCTATTACGGCGCAGATTGCGCTGCCACTACTGCAATGTGCAGTCACGAGACGGTGTGTCGCAGATTCCCAAGACATATCACTGCCCGCATTGCGACGCAGTGAATTACTTTGACCAG CGCGGGAACATTACCGATCCACCCATAGAAGAAATCGCAACCGCGCCGACAACATCCTTCCAGTACATGCGCTCTCGCTCTCCTACGCCCGCCTTGCAAGCACCCGTCGATGACATCTTTTGCGACATGTGTCAGCGCAACCAGACTCTCTACACCAATCTCCTCGCCGAATTCATTCCAGAAGAAGACGATCCCGAGTACGAAAAGTATCTCGCTGCGTACGATGATTACAAGGTGGAGCTCGAGATTCGGTATCCGCAAGTCTGCCAGACCTGCCTCCCTCGGGTCCAGGATCAAATACGCAATGCGAACCATGTCGCGCGTGCGGATAACTTGGCGCGCATAATGGAGGCAAGTAAAAACAAGCGGACCGTTGTTCAGACTGCGCGACAGGCTTGGACGCTGCGCATCATTTCGCTGGCGAAGTGGATGTATGTGTCGAGCACCGTGGTGGGAATGCTCTGGCACACGGCAGCGCTTATCATGGCGCCTGATGATGAGGGCATGCTTTCAAATCACATCTTCAGTTGGGATATCTGCCTGAGCCAGGCCATCTTAGTTCGCTCAGTGGATGAGGCTTGTGTACTATCGTCTTCCGTAGTCAAATGGTTGCAGTACGCGATTATAGCCGATCTAGTTACCATCTGGTGGAATCCCAAGTTGAAGCTCAAGACCAACAGCCTCACAGGGCGGATGCACGGCCTCAAATCACTGTGGTCCATCCGTCTGACCGTTGTCGTCCTCCGCTACGCCAGTCTCTACTACTGGCAACACACCAACATCAACGCCGACATGTTCCAAACTTTTCAACGAACACACATGGTCATGCTCGGCGTACTAGCCCTCTCCACAGTTCTGACCTGGAAAACCGTTCGCATCGTCTACGGCGCCGCGCCCGCCTTCCCAAAAGCAACACAGGAAACCATCCCCATATCGCCCAGCAGCGCACAGAAAGCTAGACGAAACTCGTACCACCCCGTCCACCCACAAGCCGACATCTACGACAGCATGGCACACTCCTTCGCCACAGGCATAGAAGGATACCAAGACTCATCCCCATGTCCCCCCTCGCCCACCCTAACAGAATCCTCCTACACAACCCACGCCACAGACGCCACCACGCCCTTTGCAAAGCGCAACGCCTTCCTCGACGACATGGACATCATGGACTGGACCCCTACAAAAGGCAGCGGTAATACCCGCTTCGCCCAACAGAACGGCGGCCCTCCAGAGATCCTCCCCAACCAATTCGCAAAATGTCCACCCGCTGCCGCAGCCCAACTCTCCCCACTCCAATTCAACTCTCCCCAACAACCACACTCTATCTTCGCCCAAAAAGATCCAAACCCCTTCCGCCACCGCGTCCCCGCCAAACCCCCAAATTCCCTCGCTTCCGCCCGAAAACTGCAGCAGAACCCTTGGAAACCTAGCGTCTGGGAGCCGGCCCTTGCAGTCAACAAGACGAATTTCTTCAAAGAGGAAGCGAAGGCCAAGATTGGAAACGGCGCTGGCGGTAGTGGTGTGGGTGAGGTAACGGGACTAGATGGATTGGGTGTACCCAAGAACGTGAAGAGGGATGCTGAGCTTTTTGCGAGTCCGAAGCTAAAGTACGATTACTATGGTACTATGAAGGATACGGGCTTGGAGGATACATTCAATGCCATGTTTTCAAAGTAG
- a CDS encoding mitochondrial 54S ribosomal uL24m domain-containing protein codes for MSQLVARPGRNAARQAKKLKEIQKVKHAIQWHERERKKRQELKQAHWDSKQAVLQRIAWEHQHIKGARKRALATVKEDWKLGPLRPNRAIGPNADKYGALTPEYIQKPEIPLKTQKNRNEVKEKKGLPLEYPLVVDEKRYFPIVKDDRVVILKGKDAGKIGKVKSIVERTHEIIVDGLNKQFFDSSVFGASAGLLGPRQENEVPLPLDDVRLVIPGELVRDGVRQYQDVIVERIHMERHTRGIDPYTGTMYIDEPIPEDHQYDPETGLPIFHRYIAGTKQRIEWPWEHEQVEDTESAKNPANKGKKSLPWTSLARWRSKNKEDGASEEATNSVQQNASTVAERLSRIEQEQQKKYLAETPTSDDTEKPQSWDGDTNRNVVEGVQNMSYTLVAPPFPDTLADELRTHIHDFSIQARKDAKKDPNAPRKIKLNRTSEKDVLAREAVQMRQRAAEKMKTPMQLRWELEQRKKAEAGPLVDEESLLNALGKHMLDAKKKPYRGKKTFSAETKELD; via the exons ATGAGTCAATTAGTCGCCAGGCCCGGCCGCAACGCCGCTCGACAGGCAAAGAAACTAAAGGAGATTCAAAAAGTCAAACATGCAATCCAATGGCACGAGCGGGAGCGCAAGAAGCGACAAGAGCTCAAACAGGCACACTGGGACTCTAAGCAAGCCGTCTTGCAGCGTATAGCGTGGGAGCATCAACACATCAAGGGGGCTAGAAAGAGGGCTTTGGCCACTGTAAAGGAAGACTGGAAACTGGGCCCTCTGCGTCCCAATCGTGCCATTGGGCCAAACGCCGACAAATACGGAGCCCTTACCCCAGAATATATACAAAAACCCGAGATACCGCTCAAGACGCAAAAGAACAGGAATGAAGTCAAGGAAAAAAAGGGCTTGCCGCTGGAGTACCCACTGGTCGTGGATGAGAAAAGGTACTTTCCAATCGTAAAGGATGATCGCGTTGTCATTCTCAAGGGAAAAGATGCGGGTAAGATTGGCAAAGTGAAGAGCATTGTGGAACGAACCCATGAAATCATTGTCGACGGCCTGAACAAG CAATTCTTTGACTCGTCCGTCTTTGGTGCCAGCGCTGGACTTTTGGGCCCTAGGCAGGAGAACGAAGTGCCTCTACCTCTGGATGACGTGCGCTTGGTAATACCTGGAGAACTTGTCCGGGATGGCGTAAGACAGTACCAGGACGTCATTGTAGAGCGTATCCACATGGAGCGACATACTAGAGGCATTGATCCTTACACTGGCACCATGTACATTGACGAACCGATACCAGAGGATCATCAGTACGATCCTGAAACTGGCCTACCAATCTTCCACCGCTACATCGCAGGCACAAAACAGCGGATCGAGTGGCCGTGGGAACATGAACAAGTTGAAGACACAGAGTCAGCAAAGAACCCAGCAAACAAAGGCAAGAAATCCCTGCCATGGACCAGTCTAGCCCGTTGGCGAAGCAAGAATAAGGAAGATGGCGCCTCAGAAGAGGCAACGAACAGTGTTCAACAGAACGCAAGCACCGTGGCCGAAAGACTTTCAAGGATTGAGCAAGAACAGCAGAAAAAATACTTGGCCGAAACTCCGACAAGCGATGATACGGAAAAACCCCAGAGTTGGGACGGAGACACGAACCGCAACGTTGTCGAAGGCGTACAAAACATGTCCTACACCCTCGTCGCACCCCCCTTCCCTGATACCCTCGCCGACGAACTCCGCACCCACATCCACGATTTCTCCATCCAGGCCAGGAAGGATGCCAAGAAGGATCCCAACGCACCGCGTAAGATTAAGCTCAACAGAACCTCGGAGAAAGACGTACTCGCGCGGGAGGCGGTACAGATGCGACAGCGTGCCGCggagaagatgaagacgcCCATGCAGTTGAGGTGGGAGCTGGAGCAGAGGAAGAAGGCTGAGGCGGGCCCGCTTGTGGACGAGGAGAGTTTGTTGAATGCGCTGGGTAAGCACATGCTGGATGCTAAGAAGAAGCCGTATCGAGGGAAGAAGACATTTTCTGCGGAGACGAAGGAGCTGGATTGA